In the Podospora pseudocomata strain CBS 415.72m chromosome 5, whole genome shotgun sequence genome, one interval contains:
- the SKI3 gene encoding Superkiller protein 3 (COG:A; EggNog:ENOG503NU3G; BUSCO:EOG09260779) produces MVNLIKRHSINKHTKAMLKSVNDFIKQSKWDDAREAANEVLQRDPKNYHAHIFLAFALDKKNMLEDAENTYLAATNIKPGDTQAWQGLIRLYQKQGNKKLKQYKHAAIKLGEIFRDTNEMFKFQDVVDKFVDHARTQGERLQYVDALDIQLPGSPLYEALEGRVPHPAKTYEIQAKIVEPEEKKRINTLIGERRTRIGARVSEVTLEVKREVYRQSKLGHIYRQLIDWTADDELRRTCEEKLLQYCYDRLLAWPPGEEKQQEMEVVRKLANDMVIIRHPFKFAWDIALNWQDHKEIKEWDVTILRQYCSFFPDSDLNRVIMGFLTSDISPFPKETPAQNDVTADGEPEDESEDDDAGGVPTTYVPLTEEDRLLMMTEGISSGDSLFAYRLMGEYYQHLEEHESNVELMRKAIDLLKTERTKTGLAFRNTGDAYSLYLGTALVFYQSPRHHQEAKSLFDGVLAHDPTSTPAMIGVGLIYEEEEEYDEAVGFLERALLGDPTNLRVKTEAAWVKALKGDFAAAKAELDACMPLLTEKGQNNKELLSQTKYRLGYCIWNLETSRSARKSRSGAYNHFLESLKSNLNYAPAYTILGIYYADYAKDKKRARRCFQKAVELSPSEVLSAERLARSFADDGDWDRVELVAQRVVDSGKVKPPPGSKRKGISWPFSALGVAELNKQDYHKAIVSFQAALRISPNDYHSWVGLGESYHGSGRYIAATKALLNAQKLEESPDVDITGQETWFTRFILAEVKRELGDFDDAIDLYKQVLEDRPEEDGVAISLMQAMVDNALVSLDKGFFGKSIDHAVSALRFAVETSAAIKDTFNFWRAIADACSLFTSVQGRLSEFPRELVQGLLGSDEAAPEYQVLKDIDGVGTAVVSTNGIFHDNEKMGIDLTRAMHATILAHKRAVHLSANDIHAQAVAFYNLGWAEYRAHSCLPAHLRKKATRYLKAAISCFKRAIELEAGNSEFWNALGVVTSTVNPSVSQHSFVRSLHINERGAHSWTNLGVLALLQGDLQLANEVFTKAQSADPDFAHAWLGQGLVALLLGDQKEARGLFIHSMDISEASSLATRRLYSVSMFDHILSSPSDLPITSLVQPVLALGQIQGLKPQDLAYGHLSALFQERTQEYQRAAHNLENICTQAEAEYEVTESPQALKHFSIAKTDLARALLAQGLNVEAIEAAEMAIQLSSDESDSELTAGERKRVRLSAHVSMGLAQYHLDYVDDAVSSFEQAIQESDGNPDVACVLAQVLWATGKDDARERARDVLFEVIEQHPSHVQSVCLLGVIALLDKDDESLEAVVSELQNLRSGDEGVSAAEQSQLGEVLKAVAALGAGGGGGEEGQAQADVMFHPYLPHGWAELAGLEGTAGDGEGAAEMALRVAIKGVAPRGDLPAEELARAYAGTGKVMDAQTAVMVAPWEGAGWRSLGDAIIRS; encoded by the exons ATGGTGAACTTAATCAAAAGACACTCTATCAACAAACA CACCAAGGCCATGTTAAAGTCCGTCAATGACTTCATCAAACAGTCGAAATGGGACGATGCCAGAGAAGCCGCCAACGAGGTCCTCCAAAGGGACCCCAAAAACTACCATGCTCACAtctttttggcttttgcgctggacaagaagaacatgctcgaggatgccgagaaCACCTATCTTGCcgccaccaacatcaaaccaGGCGACACCCAGGCCTGGCAAGGCCTGATCAGGCTCTACCAAAAGCAGGGCAACAAAAAGCTAAAGCAGTACAAACATGCTGCCATCAAGCTTGGCGAAATCTTTCGGGACACCAATGAGATGTTCAAGTTTCAGGACGTTGTCGACAAGTTCGTCGACCATGCACGTACACAGGGCGAACGGCTGCAGTACGTCGATGCCTTGGACATCCAACTGCCAGGAAGCCCTCTGTACGAGGCCCTAGAAGGCCGTGTGCCTCACCCTGCCAAGACCTATGAGATTCAGGCCAAGATTGTCGagcccgaggagaagaagcggaTAAACACGCTTATTGGCGAGAGGCGCACCAGAATCGGAGCCCGCGTCAGCGAAGTGACTTTGGAGGTCAAGAGGGAAGTCTACCGCCAAAGCAAACTCGGCCACATCTACAGACAGCTCATCGACTGGACTGCCGATGACGAGCTCCGGCGCACATGCGAAGAAAAGTTGCTTCAGTATTGTTACGACCGGCTCTTGGCTTGGCCTCCTGGGGAGGAAAAGCAACAAGAGATGGAAGTTGTTCGGAAACTGGCAAACGACATGGTCATCATTAGACACCCATTCAAGTTTGCCTGGGACATTGCTCTCAACTGGCAGGACCacaaggagatcaaggaatGGGATGTCACCATTCTCAGACAATATTGCTCATTCTTCCCGGACAGTGACCTGAACAGAGTCATCATGGGGTTTCTTACTAGCGACATCTCGCCATTCCCCAAGGAAACACCAGCGCAAAATGATGTCACAGCGGATGGTGAGCCAGAGGACGAGagcgaggacgacgatgctGGAGGTGTGCCCACAACATATGTTCCTCTCACAGAGGAGGACCgactgttgatgatgacggagGGCATTAGCTCTGGTGATTCGTTGTTTGCGTACCGACTCATGGGCGAGTACTACCAACATCTCGAGGAGCACGAAAGCAACGTCGAGTTGATGCGTAAAGCAATCGACCTTCTCAAAACAGAGCGGACCAAGACAGGCCTGGCGTTCCGGAATACAGGAGATGCCTACTCTTTGTATCTCGGCACCGCACTTGTCTTTTACCAatctcctcgtcaccatcaagaagccaaGAGCTTGTTCGATGGTGTTTTGGCGCACGATCCCACATCCACCCCAGCCATGATTGGCGTGGGTCTGATTtatgaggaagaagaggagtaTGATGAAGCAGTTGGCTTTTTGGAACGTGCTCTGCTGGGCGACCCAACCAATCTCCGTGTCAAGACGGAGGCTGCCTGGGTCAAGGCTCTGAAAGGAGACTTTGCTGCCGCcaaggccgagctcgacgcCTGCATGCCACTGCTGACCGAGAAGGGGCAGAACAACAAGGAGTTGCTCTCGCAGACGAAATATCGTCTCGGTTATTGCATTTGGAACCTCGAAACATCCAGGTCTGCCAGGAAGAGCCGCAGCGGTGCCTACAATCACTTCCTGGAGTCCCTCAAGAGCAATCTCAACTACGCCCCGGCCTACACTATCCTCGGTATCTACTATGCAGACTatgccaaggacaagaagagagCTCGGAGATGTTTCCAGAAGGCAGTCGAGCTCTCTCCATCTGAAGTTTTGTCTGCAGAGAGACTTGCCAGGTCTTTTGCTGACGACGGCGACTGGGACCGTGTCGAGCTCGTTGCTCAGCGAGTTGTTGACTCGGGCAAGGTCAAGCCGCCGCCTGGATCCAAGCGCAAGGGTATCAGCTGGCCCTTTTCTGCTCTCGGCGTGGCCGAGCTCAACAAGCAGGATTACCACAAGGCCATTGTTTCTTTCCAGGCTGCCCTCAGAATATCACCAAATGACTACCACTCTTGGGTTGGTCTCGGCGAGAGCTACCATGGCTCAGGTCGGTATATCGCTGCTACCAAAGCTCTTCTGAATGcccagaagctggaggagtcACCCGATGTAGATATCACAGGACAAGAGACGTGGTTCACCAGATTCATCCTCGCCGAGGTCAAGCGTGAGCTTGGCGACTTTGATGACGCCATTGACTTGTACAAGCAGGTCTTGGAAGATAGACcggaggaagatggtgtcGCCATTTCGCTGATGCAAGCGATGGTGGACAATGCTCTCGTCAGTTTAGACAAGGGCTTTTTTGGCAAGTCTATCGACCATGCTGTGTCAGCGCTTCGGTTTGCGGTTGAGACTTCTGCGGCCATCAAGGACACTTTCAACTTTTGGAGAGCGATTGCCGATGCCtgctccctcttcaccagcgTCCAAGGCCGGTTGTCAGAGTTTCCCAGGGAGCTGGTGCAAGGGCTGCTCGGAAGCGACGAGGCTGCCCCCGAGTACCAGGTGCTGAAGGATATCGATGGAGTCGGCACCGCCGTTGTTAGCACCAACGGCATTTTCCATGACAATGAGAAGATGGGAATCGACTTGACCAGAGCTATGCATGCCACCATCCTGGCACACAAACGCGCCGTTCACCTGTCTGCCAACGACATTCATGCCCAGGCCGTGGCGTTCTACAACCTGGGATGGGCCGAGTACAGAGCTCATTCGTGTCTTCCAGCTCATCTGAGGAAGAAGGCTACGAGGTATCTCAAGGCTGCTATTTCTTGCTTCAAGCGGGCCATTGAGCTCGAGGCTGGCAACTCTGAGTTCTGGAACGCTCTCGGAGTGGTCACCAGCACTGTGAACCCATCCGTTTCGCAACACTCGTTTGTGCGCAGCCTCCACATAAACGAGAGAGGTGCTCACTCTTGGACCAATCTGGGTGTTCTTGCACTCCTTCAAGGCGACCTCCAGCTTGCCAACGAGGTCTTTACCAAGGCCCAATCTGCCGATCCCGACTTTGCCCATGCCTGGCTTGGTCAGGGTCTTGTCGCTCTGCTCCTGGGTGATCAGAAGGAGGCCCGCGGCCTGTTCATCCACTCGATGGACATTTCTGAAgcatcctccctcgccaccaGACGTCTGTATTCCGTCTCCATGTTTGACCACATCCTGTCATCCCCATCCGACCTTCCCATCACTTCCTTGGTCCAGCCCGTTCTCGCTCTTGGCCAAATTCAGGGCCTCAAACCTCAAGATCTGGCCTACGGTCACCTCTCTGCCTTGTTCCAAGAACGAACCCAAGAATACCAACGGGCCGCCCACAACCTCGAAAACATCTGCACCCAAGCCGAAGCAGAATACGAAGTCACCGAGTCCCCTCAAGCACTCAAGCACTTTTCCATTGCCAAAACCGACCTCGCCCGCGCTCTGTTGGCGCAAGGCCTCAACGTCGAAGCAATCGAAGCAGCTGAAATGGCCATTCAACTCTCCAGCGACGAGTCCGACAGCGAGCTCACGGCCGGGGAACGTAAGCGGGTGCGCCTCTCTGCGCATGTGTCTATGGGATTAGCGCAGTACCACCTCGACTACGTCGACGACGCCGTCAGCTCCTTTGAGCAGGCGATTCAAGAATCGGACGGCAACCCCGACGTTGCCTGTGTCCTGGCTCAGGTCCTTTGGGCAACCGGTAAGGATGACGCGCGTGAGAGGGCGAGAGATGTCCTGTTTGAAGTCATTGAGCAACACCCCAGCCACGTCCAGTCGGTCTGCTTGCTGGGCGTGATTGCGCTGTTGGATAAAGACGACGAGTCGCTTGAGGCTGTGGTGTCAGAGCTGCAGAATCTTCGGTcgggtgatgagggggtgtCTGCTGCGGAGCAGAGCCAGCTGGGCGAGGTTCTCAAGGCTGTGGCTGCGCtgggcgctggtggtggtggtggtgaggagggccAGGCGCAGGCGGATGTCATGTTCCATCCTTACTTGCCGCATGGGTGGGCGGAACTTGCTGGGCTGGAGGGGACggcgggggatggggagggggcggcggAGATGGCGTTGAGGGTTGCGATCAAGGGGGTTGCGCCGAGGGGGGATCTGCCggccgaggagctggccaGGGCTTATGCCGGGACGGGCAAGGTGATGGATGCGCAaacggcggtgatggtggcgccTTGGGAGGGAgcggggtggaggagtttgggggatGCCATCATTCGTTCTTAG